Proteins encoded within one genomic window of Chloroflexota bacterium:
- a CDS encoding ABC transporter substrate-binding protein, whose protein sequence is MGSAGWTEPYAVACKDAVKEYAQAHSGEWEYVGGYLTPQGNMSWTAEVAALKDCDYLWPPSTGTGTSTFMKQFRDKGYGAKFIGTDAHAAYRSLIIDTLGWAGVDGMLATSPTRWWTETQSPIVTLARQLLQANHRDEFNKVVYSGIGYIGGFQQTYAFFDILKAAIEDVGAENFNGQAFYEAAIHFSNQWPTYERWKFTETRRYTWDYVGIYEWSAAAQDIVRKVDPWLLNTVD, encoded by the coding sequence ATCGGCTCCGCAGGTTGGACAGAGCCCTACGCCGTCGCTTGCAAGGATGCTGTGAAGGAATACGCCCAGGCCCATTCGGGTGAGTGGGAGTATGTCGGTGGCTACCTGACCCCCCAGGGAAACATGAGCTGGACCGCCGAGGTGGCGGCGCTAAAGGATTGTGACTATCTCTGGCCACCCTCGACTGGCACAGGGACATCCACTTTCATGAAACAGTTCCGCGACAAGGGATACGGCGCCAAGTTCATCGGTACCGACGCCCATGCCGCCTACAGGAGTCTAATAATAGACACGCTTGGTTGGGCGGGTGTTGATGGAATGCTGGCTACCAGTCCCACCCGCTGGTGGACTGAAACCCAGTCACCAATAGTGACCCTGGCGCGACAGCTTCTACAGGCAAACCATCGTGACGAATTCAACAAGGTTGTCTATTCGGGAATAGGATACATAGGTGGCTTCCAGCAGACCTATGCTTTCTTCGACATTCTGAAGGCAGCAATAGAGGATGTGGGGGCTGAGAATTTCAATGGCCAAGCCTTCTATGAGGCGGCTATACACTTCAGCAATCAGTGGCCCACTTACGAGCGGTGGAAATTCACCGAGACCAGACGGTATACTTGGGACTACGTCGGGATTTATGAGTGGAGCGCTGCGGCCCAGGACATAGTGAGGAAGGTTGACCCCTGGCTACTGAATACGGTAGACTAG